The Blochmannia endosymbiont of Camponotus sp. genomic interval ATTTCTAATTTATGTAATAAAACAGAAAAATGTGATATTTTGTGATGCCAAATTTTTAAATACTGCAGTATTCTTATACTAGTTATATTGACGAATGATGTTTCTAGATCCCATTGATTTTCTTCACACATATGGAAATGTGTTTTATGTTCTATAATTGCAATGCGGAAACAATCACCTAATCCGCAGGCTAATGCCAGTCCGGCGATTCCTTGATTTATAATTAATAGATCGAAACTGTCCACATTATTATTTATTTAAAATAAAATTAATCTGTTTTCCAATTTAATATTGCATTTACTAAAAGACGCCTTAGAAAGGCATTATAATTAACAAAAAATAAACCCATATTTCGAGCAATAATCAACGGCAAGTAATGATTGCTAAACAGCCGCACTAATCCATCGGTAATTTTAATGGTCCTACATTGATCTAAATATCTGTGTTTTTGGTATCTATTTAACACAGAATAGTCTCCAATATCTAAATTCTGATATAGCGCTTGTGTAATTATTTTTGATAACACCACAATGTCACGCAATCCAAGATTAAATCCCTGTCCAGCAATAGGATGTAAACTTTGTGCCGCATTTCCAACTAATGCCAATCTGTGACTAATATGGCTATTAGCCCGAGTTAACCAAAGATCGTAAAAATATCTATTTCCTATTTTCAAAATTTTTCCTAATTCCCATCCGAACACATTTTGCAATTCTTGAGAAAATTTGTCTTTATTCCATGTAGATACTTCTTTTTTTTGCTTATCAGAAATACACCAAATTAAAAAACTAAAATCATTAGCCATAGGTAATATGGCTAATGGCCCATACTCTGTAAATTTTTCAAAAGCTCTTCCAAAATGAGGTACTTCAGTAGTAATTTTAGAAACTACAGCAATTTGTTGATAATTCCATTTGAACCATTGCATACCGCAATTGGTAGCTAGCGTTGAATCGGCGCCATCTGCTGCTACCATTAATTTTGAAACTATTTGATGATCATTATTCAAAATAATTATGTTATTTTTTTTTTCACGTTTAATTTTTTTTAAAATTGCCGGGCAATATACAGTTACAGTAGATTGATTATATAAAAAATCAAATAATTTTTTTCTAAAGATATTTAATTCGATAACATAACCTAATTCTGATAATTGATAGTCTTGAGCATCAATGAATATTTTATTCAACCGATGATATTCACTGACCTCTACTTGTTTTATCATG includes:
- the ubiH gene encoding 2-octaprenyl-6-methoxyphenyl hydroxylase, whose translation is MSIVINGGGMAGAILALMLSKLTKGDLEISLIEQHSPYCYDTKLSSITHPPHVIALSRGAYFELIRINMAPILSSCSTMIKQVEVSEYHRLNKIFIDAQDYQLSELGYVIELNIFRKKLFDFLYNQSTVTVYCPAILKKIKREKKNNIIILNNDHQIVSKLMVAADGADSTLATNCGMQWFKWNYQQIAVVSKITTEVPHFGRAFEKFTEYGPLAILPMANDFSFLIWCISDKQKKEVSTWNKDKFSQELQNVFGWELGKILKIGNRYFYDLWLTRANSHISHRLALVGNAAQSLHPIAGQGFNLGLRDIVVLSKIITQALYQNLDIGDYSVLNRYQKHRYLDQCRTIKITDGLVRLFSNHYLPLIIARNMGLFFVNYNAFLRRLLVNAILNWKTD